A single window of Lentilitoribacter sp. Alg239-R112 DNA harbors:
- a CDS encoding glycosyltransferase, whose product MTELSICVLTRDNQEICKTTISGILRDAQLGFELLVIDASKKYEDLKQYIDGLNDDRVRHVHVVAKDRIEHWNQAVTECKGDWITFISDSDHCDPKIVQIIRRMKNEAPDVESVGWNKVDYDWPEHRNEIRATKISLESGAFKVDKKKMQKRFFGFEKEGLIPFNIYHGIVKRELIERISAKFSGVYFEHPVTAYEFGYKVLAEANELAFMERPLSVISEQSEEMLSEATVFEDIERKKSLFYKDIEVKDSLSEFPFSNAWSPKILGAVALRWLADKYGDEFIVDGWESNFVKRREDECNAIYSAEYFDKLSTLYEKAIGNWCEGKFANEFTPRYSQRFLEQKDIVGCFHGYLFIDKNALGAANPAEFYSALENFIPPTSNLGLKIIEKHKKVA is encoded by the coding sequence ATGACAGAACTATCAATTTGTGTTCTTACCCGCGATAATCAAGAGATTTGCAAAACTACAATTTCCGGGATCTTACGAGATGCGCAATTAGGTTTTGAACTATTAGTCATTGATGCGTCAAAAAAATATGAAGACCTTAAACAATATATTGATGGTTTAAACGATGATCGCGTGCGGCATGTGCATGTAGTTGCAAAAGATAGGATTGAGCATTGGAACCAAGCAGTTACCGAATGCAAAGGTGATTGGATTACCTTTATTTCAGATTCAGATCATTGTGACCCAAAAATCGTCCAAATAATAAGAAGAATGAAAAATGAAGCTCCGGACGTAGAGTCTGTCGGTTGGAACAAAGTCGATTATGATTGGCCTGAGCATAGAAATGAAATTCGAGCTACGAAAATTAGTTTGGAAAGCGGTGCCTTCAAAGTTGATAAAAAGAAGATGCAAAAGCGGTTCTTCGGTTTTGAAAAGGAAGGATTAATTCCATTTAATATATATCATGGAATTGTTAAGCGTGAATTGATTGAGAGGATAAGTGCGAAGTTTAGCGGCGTTTACTTTGAACATCCCGTTACTGCTTATGAGTTTGGCTATAAAGTGCTCGCGGAAGCTAATGAGCTGGCATTTATGGAGCGTCCATTGTCAGTCATAAGTGAACAAAGTGAGGAGATGCTTTCAGAGGCAACTGTCTTTGAGGACATTGAACGAAAGAAAAGCCTTTTTTATAAAGATATTGAAGTAAAAGATAGTCTTTCAGAGTTTCCTTTTTCCAACGCCTGGAGCCCTAAAATTCTTGGTGCTGTTGCTCTCAGATGGCTTGCAGATAAGTACGGCGACGAATTTATTGTTGATGGCTGGGAGAGTAATTTCGTTAAACGACGTGAAGATGAGTGCAATGCTATATATTCAGCGGAATATTTTGATAAATTATCCACCCTGTATGAGAAGGCCATAGGGAATTGGTGCGAGGGGAAGTTCGCCAATGAATTTACGCCGCGATACAGCCAGAGATTTCTTGAGCAAAAAGATATAGTCGGTTGCTTTCATGGGTATTTGTTCATCGATAAAAATGCGCTTGGAGCTGCAAATCCAGCCGAGTTTTATTCGGCATTAGAGAATTTTATTCCTCCAACAAGTAATCTTGGTCTCAAGATCATCGAAAAACATAAGAAGGTGGCTTAA
- a CDS encoding glycosyltransferase, giving the protein MKKLSICIPNYNCEKYLKKCIESAINLDYANKEIIVADDCSSDNSVKVAELYKDEIKLIINRDNLGQTKNTNLVLENATGDYIILLHSDDFLLPDATIQLLSKLENHPNVVMAAGERFICDEQDNLKPETALYNCNCIIPAFEQARVFMFTSFLPCQVIVRSSVMRRIGGVNVDHVVNLDGLLWFTCALQGDVLYSQEPVAAYRKHSASTTAQYNRTSDHIIEYYLTLREMHRLGKGIPVLEDNFASSKKRVGEIGLKYAAEPLKEGLVDIAHEYLNLAKTFNCDIHRKYEFKLIEFCCENYDSIEPQLMTDLLNSVDKPRKESYDPPKGYIKI; this is encoded by the coding sequence ATGAAAAAACTAAGCATTTGCATTCCAAATTATAATTGCGAAAAGTATCTAAAAAAATGCATCGAAAGCGCTATCAATCTAGATTATGCCAATAAAGAAATCATTGTTGCGGATGATTGTTCCTCTGATAACTCGGTTAAAGTTGCGGAATTGTATAAAGACGAGATTAAGCTAATTATTAACAGAGATAATCTAGGTCAAACTAAAAACACAAATCTGGTACTTGAGAATGCCACAGGTGATTACATCATCTTACTTCATAGCGATGATTTCTTACTACCTGACGCGACTATCCAGCTATTATCAAAACTAGAGAACCATCCAAATGTCGTAATGGCGGCTGGGGAGCGGTTCATTTGCGATGAACAAGATAACTTAAAACCAGAGACTGCTCTTTATAATTGCAACTGTATTATTCCCGCGTTTGAGCAAGCAAGGGTGTTTATGTTTACATCCTTCTTACCTTGCCAAGTCATTGTCAGATCTTCAGTTATGCGTAGGATTGGCGGAGTGAATGTTGATCACGTTGTAAATCTTGATGGCTTATTATGGTTCACATGTGCACTGCAAGGCGACGTTCTTTATTCGCAAGAGCCCGTGGCCGCTTACAGAAAACATTCTGCAAGCACGACAGCGCAATATAATCGTACTTCTGACCATATTATTGAGTATTATCTCACACTCCGGGAAATGCATAGGTTAGGAAAAGGAATACCTGTTCTAGAAGACAATTTCGCATCCTCCAAAAAAAGAGTAGGAGAAATAGGACTTAAGTATGCAGCAGAACCATTGAAAGAAGGATTAGTAGACATCGCACATGAATATTTGAACTTAGCCAAGACGTTTAATTGCGACATTCATAGAAAATATGAATTCAAATTAATTGAGTTTTGCTGCGAAAACTATGATTCAATAGAACCTCAGTTAATGACAGATTTGCTGAATTCTGTTGATAAGCCAAGAAAGGAAAGCTACGATCCACCTAAGGGGTACATAAAGATATAA
- a CDS encoding radical SAM protein produces the protein MLDTPAKNYPYPVRDQDLDALRETGVLIYGGGKIAQHLIDTFNIENIKIHEIWDIHAEKLKSCNGIDLTLPDFDKFDEYIKKTVPVIITIFAENGCKKMKQKLRNKGFQNVIIDRQYINSLCFHKCDELLKNNQFKFDIAVCHTCPVQKDEDVGCPIFSDEILGKSSIRRRTETSNSDYTIRSMGVLITSKCNLTCVGCNHLRDHYKKEDNVDLKANMVVNDLKKIASVVSFIKTVVLVGGEAFLHPHAAKVIEEILKIPNIGILQIITNGTVTRNMGSILPLLKNERVMVEISGYGDSISKHLQKKRSDYINLLENEGVKYRYVESLMWTNFGGFNKRNFTEQKIEDIYKACCFVSNDLFDGKLFKCSRSAYGTKIGKIPDYPSDYVNVRKLDGDDLLNALKSYFKDVRPRVCNHCNGALAPSMKAGVQVDSPR, from the coding sequence ATGTTAGACACACCTGCCAAAAATTACCCTTACCCAGTCCGGGATCAAGATTTAGATGCACTCCGTGAGACCGGCGTCTTGATATATGGCGGTGGCAAGATTGCACAACACCTCATTGATACTTTCAATATCGAGAACATTAAAATTCATGAAATTTGGGACATTCACGCAGAGAAATTAAAGTCATGCAATGGTATTGACCTAACTTTGCCAGATTTTGACAAATTTGATGAGTATATCAAAAAAACGGTGCCTGTTATCATAACTATTTTTGCAGAAAATGGCTGCAAAAAAATGAAGCAAAAACTTAGAAATAAAGGCTTTCAAAATGTCATAATTGACCGACAATATATTAATAGCTTGTGCTTTCATAAATGCGATGAATTGTTAAAAAATAACCAATTCAAATTTGATATCGCTGTTTGTCATACCTGCCCAGTTCAAAAAGATGAAGACGTTGGCTGCCCCATTTTTTCTGACGAAATTCTAGGAAAATCGTCTATCAGAAGACGAACTGAAACATCTAATTCTGACTACACTATAAGGTCCATGGGTGTCCTCATCACAAGTAAATGTAATCTTACTTGTGTTGGCTGTAATCATTTAAGAGATCACTACAAAAAAGAAGACAATGTAGATCTTAAAGCAAACATGGTGGTCAACGACTTGAAGAAAATTGCATCTGTCGTATCCTTCATCAAGACTGTCGTACTCGTTGGAGGCGAAGCTTTTTTACACCCTCACGCAGCGAAGGTGATTGAAGAAATCTTGAAAATACCTAACATTGGTATCCTTCAAATAATTACCAATGGTACCGTTACGCGGAACATGGGCAGTATCTTACCATTATTAAAAAATGAACGTGTCATGGTGGAAATTAGTGGGTACGGTGATTCAATTTCCAAACATCTACAAAAAAAACGATCCGATTACATAAATCTTCTGGAAAATGAAGGTGTTAAATATAGGTATGTCGAGTCATTGATGTGGACTAACTTCGGTGGATTCAATAAACGAAACTTCACTGAACAGAAAATAGAAGACATCTACAAAGCCTGCTGTTTCGTTTCAAATGACTTATTTGACGGTAAATTATTCAAATGTAGTCGCAGTGCTTATGGCACTAAAATTGGGAAAATTCCTGATTATCCTTCTGACTACGTTAATGTAAGAAAACTTGACGGCGACGATTTACTAAATGCGCTCAAATCCTATTTCAAAGATGTTCGTCCACGCGTCTGCAATCATTGCAACGGAGCGTTAGCACCATCTATGAAAGCTGGTGTACAAGTTGATAGCCCACGTTAA
- a CDS encoding FkbM family methyltransferase, translating into MYNFRTFELADVRGRITDFLDMIVPRNNLSDILSDKNIVAYGCGDLGRMCREFCDVEKFQISAYVDANYENVSCDAFWQSEKVQPLEYLQSLDKEKTLILVCVVTVSLADIFKYLNDLGFKNVMTFYDFAEQMRCNYPLQNGWLANPENFDKNRLYKTISYLKDTKSVAHYLSFIAWRFAREEWLFKDHGVNVGNRFMIDEVIEHLSSSQVLVDIGAHIGSVSIRFNKHLKQDLKRIICFEPDEKNRTLLRAHLTKEVNPISKFEVFEDVLWSNSKDITFSQGHNYASCIDTIGDIRTPRMLDSFNLEPTIIKIHTEGSELDIVKGGLATIQKNRPIIMLTVYHNEQGIYETLEYLKRHLIDYDLIFRNHSWAGTGAVVYCLPEK; encoded by the coding sequence TTGTATAATTTTCGTACTTTTGAATTAGCAGATGTCAGAGGTCGTATTACTGACTTTCTGGATATGATCGTACCACGAAACAATCTTAGTGATATTCTCTCAGATAAGAATATTGTCGCCTATGGTTGTGGAGACCTTGGACGGATGTGTCGTGAGTTTTGCGATGTCGAGAAATTTCAAATATCAGCATACGTTGATGCCAATTATGAGAATGTGTCGTGTGATGCTTTTTGGCAGAGTGAAAAGGTTCAGCCACTCGAATATTTACAAAGTCTCGACAAAGAAAAGACGTTAATCCTTGTGTGTGTTGTCACTGTTTCTTTGGCAGATATATTTAAGTATTTGAACGATTTGGGCTTTAAAAATGTTATGACCTTCTATGATTTTGCTGAGCAAATGAGATGCAATTACCCGTTGCAAAACGGATGGCTCGCCAATCCAGAAAATTTTGATAAAAATCGTCTCTACAAGACGATTAGCTATTTGAAAGACACAAAATCCGTTGCGCATTATCTCTCATTTATTGCTTGGCGTTTTGCGCGCGAAGAATGGCTTTTCAAAGATCATGGTGTGAACGTTGGCAATCGTTTTATGATTGATGAAGTCATAGAACATCTCTCAAGCTCACAGGTTTTGGTTGATATTGGTGCGCATATTGGTTCCGTCTCTATTCGATTTAATAAGCATCTAAAACAGGACTTGAAACGAATAATTTGCTTTGAGCCGGATGAGAAAAACAGAACTCTCCTGCGCGCGCATCTGACAAAGGAAGTAAATCCAATCAGCAAGTTTGAAGTGTTTGAGGATGTTCTCTGGTCAAACTCCAAGGATATCACTTTTTCCCAAGGTCATAATTATGCGTCATGCATAGACACAATAGGTGACATCAGAACACCGCGCATGCTTGATTCTTTTAACTTAGAACCAACAATTATAAAAATACATACAGAAGGAAGCGAGTTAGATATTGTCAAAGGTGGGTTGGCTACTATTCAAAAAAATAGACCGATCATTATGTTGACAGTATATCATAATGAGCAGGGGATTTATGAAACGTTGGAGTATTTAAAGCGTCATTTAATCGATTATGATCTCATATTTAGAAATCATAGTTGGGCTGGAACTGGCGCAGTTGTGTATTGTTTACCTGAGAAGTAG
- a CDS encoding radical SAM protein translates to MKAKIEPRIDLNNRTALEAVIPLDTPLTLFVDPSDACNFKCKFCPTSDRSLMKDVGRPWKQMSFELFEKIVDDIKNFPKKVEVLRLYKDGEPLINKRFTDMVKLAKKEKAVNRIDTTTNASLLVPKKAEVLADAGLDRVNISIYGVNSEHYKEFSNVKAEFERIVENVSYFDSISGDCEVLVKISGDHLNDDEKQLFLDTFGNHCDKIYIEHVMSCWPNFEIDDMVNQEFGIYGQPIKEVDVCPYPFYSMSINSDGIVSLCFLDWSRDLIIGDINKESVVDVWQSKKMKNYQKMFLDGKRKKHPICGDCGQMSHGLPDNLDPHKQKILDNLNKVGYFDN, encoded by the coding sequence ATGAAGGCAAAGATAGAGCCTAGAATTGATTTAAATAATAGAACAGCTCTTGAGGCGGTTATACCTCTTGATACGCCCTTGACTTTGTTTGTTGATCCTTCTGATGCATGTAATTTTAAGTGCAAATTCTGTCCAACATCAGATAGATCTTTAATGAAAGACGTGGGTCGACCTTGGAAACAGATGTCGTTCGAATTATTTGAAAAAATTGTCGATGATATTAAAAATTTTCCTAAAAAGGTCGAAGTTTTACGTCTTTATAAAGATGGTGAGCCGCTAATCAACAAGCGGTTTACCGATATGGTAAAGCTCGCAAAAAAGGAAAAAGCTGTAAATAGAATTGATACGACAACCAATGCATCATTATTGGTTCCTAAAAAGGCTGAAGTTCTGGCAGATGCAGGCTTGGATCGTGTCAATATCTCCATTTATGGCGTGAATAGCGAGCACTATAAAGAATTCTCAAACGTGAAAGCGGAATTTGAGCGAATTGTCGAAAATGTTAGCTATTTTGATTCCATTAGTGGGGATTGCGAAGTACTGGTTAAGATTAGTGGTGATCATTTAAATGATGATGAAAAACAGCTATTTTTAGACACTTTCGGCAATCATTGCGATAAGATTTATATCGAACACGTTATGTCATGTTGGCCAAATTTTGAAATAGATGACATGGTCAATCAAGAGTTTGGAATATATGGACAACCGATTAAGGAAGTCGATGTTTGTCCCTATCCGTTTTATTCAATGTCAATAAATTCAGATGGAATTGTGAGTTTATGTTTTTTAGATTGGTCACGCGACCTTATTATTGGTGACATAAACAAAGAGAGCGTTGTTGACGTTTGGCAATCGAAAAAAATGAAAAACTACCAAAAGATGTTCCTCGATGGTAAACGGAAAAAACATCCAATTTGTGGCGATTGTGGCCAGATGTCTCATGGTCTTCCCGATAATCTGGATCCTCACAAACAAAAGATATTGGATAATCTGAATAAGGTAGGATATTTTGATAATTAG
- a CDS encoding CmcI family methyltransferase: MGAKTEHEKFVDENISNMLSDGSYFKTNQTHLEYLLSKNYHYNFEWFGRPIIQLPQDIYAVQNMVWQTRPDLIIECGIAHGGSIVLSASLMAQLDMLDAMENSSNQAEFTVRKKRHVVGIDIDIREHNKRAMEAHQLEKYWTLVEGSSIDDDVINAIGTLSKDYNRVMVLLDSNHTHDHVLQELKAYAPLVSKDCYLVVWDSGLEDLSDEANKLVEQNRPWGRGNNPKTAMLEYLESLDEGEMSFEDNKALRAKIGISAASDAFLLRKT; encoded by the coding sequence ATGGGCGCTAAGACAGAGCACGAGAAATTTGTTGATGAAAACATATCTAATATGTTGAGTGATGGTTCTTATTTTAAAACGAACCAGACCCATTTAGAATATCTCCTGAGTAAAAATTATCATTACAATTTTGAATGGTTTGGTCGCCCCATAATTCAGCTACCCCAAGACATATATGCTGTGCAAAACATGGTATGGCAAACACGGCCAGATCTTATTATCGAATGTGGGATAGCTCATGGGGGATCAATTGTGCTTTCCGCGTCACTTATGGCCCAATTAGATATGCTTGACGCTATGGAGAATTCTTCTAACCAAGCCGAGTTCACAGTTAGAAAGAAGCGGCATGTGGTTGGTATTGATATAGATATCAGGGAGCATAATAAACGGGCAATGGAAGCCCACCAGCTGGAAAAATATTGGACCTTGGTCGAAGGGTCTTCAATCGATGATGATGTGATAAATGCAATTGGAACACTATCAAAGGATTACAATCGGGTAATGGTTTTATTGGATAGTAATCATACGCATGATCATGTTCTGCAAGAGTTAAAAGCATATGCTCCGTTGGTTTCAAAAGATTGTTATCTTGTTGTCTGGGATTCTGGTCTTGAGGACTTGTCGGACGAAGCAAATAAATTGGTCGAACAAAATCGCCCCTGGGGTAGGGGCAATAATCCGAAGACCGCTATGCTCGAATATTTGGAGAGTTTAGATGAGGGTGAAATGAGCTTTGAGGATAATAAGGCGCTGCGAGCAAAAATTGGAATTTCAGCGGCTTCTGATGCATTTTTGCTACGAAAAACGTGA
- a CDS encoding glycosyltransferase: protein MPENISSFQMNLQHEIIWLVNDLSKLKVLHVTPHLGGGVGRCLSTISQVKFDEVNREFLLLESPVDRSFYDVISQKHKIRIVNYQNDTEQYLQTFDIIQCEFWNHPAMLHFLNYSKNIRLRRIFWCHISGLGDIRFPLNFLNSDNKIIFTSEISNAEYRTRNPVVNSGFVFAENNDESTEHNREYDFVYAGQLDYRKLHAEFTNIILQAATLSQTEVNILGDGRDRQLIQDKISSDNVVFHGHVNNVRDYFSRSKFLIYPLNEEHYGTGENIIKEAMSQGCVPLLLSNPAEVEIMKEHSSFLCHKSEGCLVQSFYKLIKDDALVEHYSNLLKRFSEHNYSVKLSVDQLAQVYTDSLGAQTPGLFEMQEAFGGSPMEWHEAFGNHQETSENKNIPSKGSRAHFEQYFSQGETVLGVNYGR from the coding sequence TTGCCAGAAAATATTTCAAGTTTTCAGATGAATCTACAGCACGAAATAATTTGGCTGGTGAACGATTTGTCTAAGCTAAAAGTACTTCATGTGACGCCTCATTTAGGCGGCGGAGTTGGCCGCTGCTTATCTACGATCTCCCAAGTAAAATTTGATGAAGTAAATCGTGAATTTTTGCTGTTAGAATCGCCAGTTGATAGAAGCTTCTATGATGTGATTTCTCAGAAACACAAAATCAGGATTGTGAATTATCAAAATGATACCGAGCAATATTTGCAAACTTTCGATATTATACAGTGTGAGTTCTGGAACCATCCAGCGATGCTTCACTTTTTAAATTATTCTAAGAATATCAGGTTAAGACGGATATTTTGGTGTCACATATCTGGTTTAGGCGATATCCGCTTTCCATTAAACTTTTTGAACTCAGATAATAAAATAATCTTCACATCAGAAATTTCCAATGCGGAATATAGAACAAGAAACCCGGTCGTAAACAGTGGTTTTGTTTTTGCTGAAAATAATGACGAAAGTACGGAGCATAATCGCGAGTATGATTTTGTGTATGCAGGGCAGTTAGATTATCGAAAGTTGCATGCTGAATTTACAAACATAATTCTGCAAGCTGCAACACTATCGCAAACAGAAGTAAACATACTCGGCGATGGTCGAGATCGGCAGTTAATCCAGGATAAAATCTCTTCAGATAATGTAGTTTTTCACGGTCATGTAAATAATGTGAGAGATTATTTCAGCCGATCAAAATTTCTAATATATCCGTTAAATGAAGAGCACTATGGGACGGGTGAAAATATTATCAAGGAAGCGATGTCTCAGGGATGCGTTCCTTTATTACTCTCTAATCCGGCGGAAGTTGAAATTATGAAGGAGCATTCAAGTTTTTTGTGCCATAAGTCTGAGGGGTGCTTGGTTCAATCATTTTACAAGTTAATTAAAGATGACGCACTTGTGGAGCATTACTCAAATCTATTAAAGAGATTTTCAGAACATAATTACTCGGTCAAACTAAGTGTAGATCAATTGGCGCAAGTTTACACTGATAGTTTGGGTGCACAGACACCTGGATTGTTTGAAATGCAAGAAGCCTTTGGTGGATCTCCAATGGAGTGGCACGAAGCGTTTGGCAACCATCAGGAGACAAGCGAAAACAAAAATATACCGAGCAAAGGCTCACGAGCACATTTTGAGCAGTATTTTTCGCAAGGTGAGACAGTACTAGGAGTAAATTATGGGCGCTAA
- a CDS encoding NAD-dependent epimerase/dehydratase family protein, whose translation MILVTGGSGYVGTAVRDVLNEMQLAHNTITRKSFAENCVEFDLLEGRTSELSDIVNAHSHIIHCAWFVDRDKYLTGEENFDWVSASMRLASVADNRKVKHFNGIGTCLEYKSSPLPKNIRSELGANSNYAAAKIATYIGLKQILEKNQIKFAWSRMFHVFGNQEHPKKLIPTINRCILHNEQYEFTASNQIIDLSHIIKIAQDLVNITAGEKQGAFNVCSGTAKTIREVATEIAGEAFARKYFKFSDESTARNNLAGERFV comes from the coding sequence ATGATATTAGTGACAGGCGGAAGCGGATATGTCGGAACTGCGGTTCGCGATGTGTTGAACGAAATGCAGTTGGCGCACAATACAATCACACGGAAATCTTTTGCAGAAAATTGCGTTGAATTTGATCTGCTTGAAGGAAGAACATCTGAATTATCGGATATCGTTAATGCTCATTCGCATATCATACATTGTGCTTGGTTTGTTGACAGAGATAAATATCTGACCGGCGAAGAAAATTTCGATTGGGTTTCTGCTTCTATGAGACTTGCGTCAGTTGCGGACAATCGTAAAGTTAAGCATTTTAACGGTATTGGAACGTGTTTGGAATACAAATCAAGTCCGTTGCCTAAAAATATTAGATCTGAATTGGGTGCTAACAGTAACTATGCAGCAGCCAAAATTGCAACCTATATTGGCCTTAAACAGATTTTGGAAAAGAACCAAATTAAATTTGCGTGGTCTAGAATGTTCCATGTTTTTGGAAACCAAGAGCATCCTAAAAAACTAATACCCACGATAAATAGATGTATACTTCATAATGAACAATATGAGTTTACCGCTTCAAATCAGATAATTGATCTCTCACACATCATAAAAATCGCCCAAGATCTAGTCAATATAACAGCAGGCGAAAAACAGGGAGCATTTAATGTATGTTCAGGCACAGCAAAAACTATCCGTGAAGTAGCAACCGAAATTGCTGGAGAAGCATTTGCCAGAAAATATTTCAAGTTTTCAGATGAATCTACAGCACGAAATAATTTGGCTGGTGAACGATTTGTCTAA
- a CDS encoding phytanoyl-CoA dioxygenase family protein — translation MLTPENLTDFNSSGFLVIRGLFSDEEINLVERDLQKRIDELAAYLKVKFSDQTISLDSKMMELERNHPGASLIFIHSNIIGSNIFNFWSSKKILDIVELILGKDIDGHPFFAVRPKPPELDLFVVPWHQDSSYLADGARMVPQVTCWVPLMDANLNNGCMEIAVGEHLNGEKRHVAEEYMELENVSWYLEIEKSVASKFKTEICEVKRGDVIMFTHLTPHRSLPNLSKNCRWSIDMRYMQAGHSPGTSQPSIAFRRADTGLKEYVENSKNNFQRIQDEKDRNLWRHRINRSVWKDRWKEV, via the coding sequence ATGCTAACGCCTGAGAATTTGACTGACTTCAATAGTTCAGGATTTCTGGTAATTAGGGGCCTATTTTCTGATGAGGAAATCAACCTGGTAGAGCGTGACCTTCAGAAACGAATTGACGAGCTTGCAGCGTATCTCAAAGTAAAGTTCTCTGACCAGACGATATCTCTGGACAGCAAGATGATGGAGTTGGAAAGAAATCACCCAGGCGCTTCATTAATTTTTATCCATTCTAATATCATAGGATCAAATATTTTTAATTTTTGGTCATCAAAAAAAATCCTGGATATAGTTGAGCTTATTCTTGGAAAAGATATTGACGGGCATCCATTTTTTGCAGTTCGGCCTAAGCCGCCGGAATTGGATTTGTTTGTGGTTCCTTGGCATCAGGATAGCTCTTATCTGGCAGACGGTGCTCGGATGGTCCCGCAAGTTACATGTTGGGTACCTTTGATGGATGCTAACCTAAATAATGGTTGCATGGAGATAGCTGTAGGCGAACACCTGAATGGTGAGAAGCGTCACGTTGCTGAAGAATATATGGAACTTGAAAATGTATCATGGTACTTGGAAATAGAAAAATCGGTTGCGAGTAAATTTAAAACTGAAATATGTGAGGTGAAACGCGGAGATGTCATAATGTTCACGCATTTGACGCCACACCGTTCGCTGCCAAATTTATCAAAAAATTGCAGATGGAGCATTGATATGCGATATATGCAAGCGGGGCATTCTCCGGGAACATCGCAACCCTCTATAGCTTTCAGGAGGGCGGATACAGGGCTCAAAGAATATGTCGAAAATTCCAAGAATAATTTTCAACGAATTCAAGATGAAAAAGATAGGAACCTGTGGAGACATAGAATAAATCGTTCTGTTTGGAAAGACCGTTGGAAGGAAGTTTAA
- a CDS encoding FkbM family methyltransferase, with product MLEKLAKKESDIDKFLDSSKNSPNIILHGAGFALPSILEKLERYGFSVLAICDSDEKKQGGKYEDTYPIMSVEEASRRFPNARFLISSPQYFWEINSLLSKILDEHQLCDVDLDCAHYFEKGEFNAFFKAQLPRFSKVYERLEDDASKETYFKVIKAHMSGKREDFDDAFTGNEDWYLFKSLLQPMPDTIYIDCGAFDGDTIELFLGAANKGYEKVFAFEPDPSRLSSLNEISDDQNGKIEVIPRGVSNENGNISFKANGVYSTLVKNGSNKDKELISVSVVKLDNAINNEEVSVIKMDIEGGEYDALVGAARLIKKHKPKLAICLYHKVEDFVRIAELILQLVPEYKLRLRHQSRGCTDTILFATLD from the coding sequence ATGTTGGAAAAATTAGCGAAAAAAGAAAGTGACATTGATAAGTTCCTGGATAGTTCAAAAAACAGCCCAAATATTATACTTCATGGCGCAGGGTTTGCACTGCCCTCTATTCTGGAAAAATTGGAAAGATATGGGTTTTCAGTCCTTGCAATCTGCGATTCAGATGAGAAGAAACAAGGTGGAAAATATGAGGACACTTACCCTATCATGTCTGTCGAAGAAGCCAGTCGTAGATTCCCTAATGCGCGTTTCTTAATATCTAGCCCACAGTACTTTTGGGAAATTAATTCACTCCTTAGCAAGATTTTAGATGAACACCAACTATGCGATGTAGACCTTGATTGCGCCCATTACTTTGAGAAGGGCGAGTTTAATGCTTTCTTTAAAGCGCAATTACCACGCTTTTCCAAGGTTTATGAACGGTTGGAAGATGATGCTTCTAAGGAGACATATTTTAAAGTTATTAAGGCCCATATGAGTGGAAAGCGAGAAGACTTTGATGATGCTTTCACAGGAAATGAGGATTGGTATTTGTTTAAAAGTCTTCTACAGCCAATGCCTGACACTATATACATAGACTGTGGAGCTTTCGATGGGGATACAATTGAGTTGTTTTTAGGCGCTGCCAATAAAGGATATGAAAAAGTATTTGCATTTGAACCTGATCCCTCGAGACTGTCAAGTCTGAATGAAATTTCTGATGATCAGAATGGGAAAATTGAAGTTATCCCGCGGGGTGTATCGAATGAGAATGGGAACATTAGTTTTAAAGCAAATGGGGTTTATTCGACTTTAGTCAAAAATGGCTCCAATAAAGACAAAGAGCTGATTTCCGTATCAGTTGTTAAATTAGACAATGCTATCAATAATGAGGAAGTTTCTGTTATAAAAATGGACATTGAAGGCGGAGAATATGATGCTCTTGTGGGCGCCGCTAGGCTAATTAAAAAACATAAGCCAAAACTTGCTATTTGCCTGTATCACAAGGTTGAGGATTTTGTTCGAATTGCTGAATTGATACTGCAATTGGTGCCCGAGTACAAACTTCGATTAAGGCATCAATCAAGAGGTTGCACAGATACTATTTTGTTCGCAACATTGGATTAG